From one Psilocybe cubensis strain MGC-MH-2018 chromosome 13, whole genome shotgun sequence genomic stretch:
- a CDS encoding ATP-dependent RNA helicase dbp4 — MIPLAGPSRQHAPNKNKNKQKQKQKPVVRTSKLKKVAEKQKIEALERDAMSYEPPVDLEKFADLPLSEPTKRGLKKAAFVTLTPIQKASIPISLQCKDVLGAARTGSGKTLAFLVPVLDILYRRRWSAADGLGALIVSPTRELAVQIFDVLRSIGGFHSFSAGLVIGGKSVKDESDRLSRMNILVATPGRLLQHMDQTVGFDAGNLQILVLDEADRILDMGFQRTLTALLGHLPASRQTLLFSATQTDKVSDLARLSLKAPVTVGDPSSSSQSEPTPSTTPSLPPTLTHTYILTPLPSKLSLLWSFLKTHLHAKTIVFFSSCKQVAFAHAAFCRMHPGVPLLALHGRMKMGVRMEVFGRFVGMGGGKGEEGQGHGVVLFATDIAARGLDFPSVDWVIQLDAPEDAETYIHRVGRTARLGAPGRALLFLLPSEEEGMLRALEERGVSGLVKGKVGKKSLEVDLRVQLQGIMWKDVEIKYLGQKAFISYLRSVHLQKDKSIFSLDKLPVKEYAESLGLPGVPKIKFGKGKKEGGNRGAGDVPKKEVKKVESAASASESEEESEGGNGEESSEESGEEEDEKPNANATHTRAAPEKVRTKYDRMFERKNQSVLSAHYARLVAHGEDEGEGEGEAGEKAPDDDDDDFIVLKRADHDLSDEDKPLDDPSSLSKRKQKMLRSKAALSKALLSSTLPSTSSTNPSTLTAPHALNTKLIFDASGTPHQLYELASADQFYEQQGGVDGVRTFGEEWANGIPAGPSARAALPSDSGSGSDYDSEGADGYVSPDFDLPPLDSDEEAEFDKMDMYVPPSSSTKSTKGGSKKRPRGVDEDEDEGGGGKKIGNTNANKKRKQEKETELEDEEALALKLLGRA; from the exons ATGATTCCGCTCGCTGGCCCTTCGCGGCAGCATGCCcccaacaaaaacaagaataagcagaaacagaagcagaagcCGGTTGTGCGCACATCGAAGCTGAAGAAAGTAGCGGAGAAGCAAAAGATCGAGGCGCTGGAGCGAGATGCCATGTCCTAT GAGCCACCTGTAGACCTCGAAAAATTCGCTGATCTCCCTCTCTCCGAGCCCACCAAGCGCG GCCTCAAAAAAGCAGCGTTCGTCACACTCACCCCAATTCAAAAAGCCAGTATACCCATCTCGCTGCAGTGCAAGGATGTGCTGGGAGCAGCGCGCACGGGGAGCGGCAAAACACTCGCGTTCCTTGTTCCCGTCCTCGACATTCTCTacaggcggaggtggagcgCTGCAGACGGACTAGGCGCGTTAATCGTATCACCTACACGAGAGCTC GCCGTGCAAATTTTCGACGTCCTGCGCTCCATTGGGGGCTTTCACTCTTTTTCAGCAGGCCTCGTTATCGGCGGCAAATCCGTCAAAGACGAATCGGATCGTTTATCACGCATGAACATCCTCGTCGCTACACCCGGCCGGTTGCTGCAGCACATGGACCAGACCGTTGGCTTTGACGCAGGGAATTTGCAGATCCttg TACTCGACGAGGCGGACCGTATACTCGACATGGGATTCCAGCGCACGCTGACGGCGCTCTTGGGTCATCTACCCGCCTCGCGCCAGACGCTGCTGTTCTCCGCTACGCAGACAGATAAAGTCTCCGATCTCGCTCGGCTCTCTCTCAAAGCGCCTGTAACCGTCGGcgacccctcctcctcctcccaatCAGAACCCACCCCCAGCACAACCCCCTCCCTCCCGCCAACCCTAACACACACCTACATCCTCACCCCGCTCCCGTCCAAACTCTCCCTCCTCTGGTCGTTCCTGAAAACGCACCTGCACGCCAAAACCATCGTGTTCTTCTCGAGCTGCAAGCAGGTGGCCTTTGCGCATGCTGCGTTCTGCCGCATGCACCCTGGTGTGCCGTTGCTTGCGTTGCAtgggaggatgaagatggggGTGCGGATGGAGGTGTTTGGGAGGTTTGTTGGGATGGGTGGGgggaaaggagaagaagggcAGGGACATGGTGTTGTGCTTTTTGCGACTGATATTGCAGCGCGTGGGCTTGACTTTCCGTCTGTCGACTGGGTTATCCAGCTTGATGCACCTGAAGACGCAGAGACGTACATCCACCGCGTTGGGCGGACCGCGCGGCTCGGTGCGCCTGGTCGTGCTTTGCTCTTCCTCTTACCATCTGAAGAGGAAGGGATGTTGCGGGCGTTGGAAGAGAGGGGTGTGAGCGGGTTGGTCAAGGGCAAGGTGGGGAAGAAGAGTTTGGAAGTGGATTTGAGGGTACAGTTGCAAGGGATTATGTGGAAGGATGTGGAGATCAAGTATTTGGGGCAAAAG GCGTTTATATCGTACCTTCGCTCTGTACATCTCCAAAAGGATAAATCGATATTCAGCCTCGACAAGTTGCCTGTGAAGGAGTATGCGGAGAGTCTGGGGTTGCCGGGTGTACCGAAGATCAAGTttgggaaggggaagaaggaGGGGGGGAATCGGGGGGCGGGAGATGTGCCGAAAAAAGAGGTGAAGAAGGTTGAGAGTGCGGCAAGTGCGAGTGAGAGTGAAGAGGAGTCCGAGGGTGGGAATGGAGAAGAAAGTAGCGAGGAAAGCggcgaagaggaagacgaaaaaccgaacgcgaacgcgacaCATACGCGCGCTGCACCGGAGAAAGTACGCACGAAATACGACAGGATGTTCGAGCGCAAGAATCAGAGTGTGCTGTCTGCGCATTATGCACGGCTTGTTGCTCATGGTGAagacgagggcgagggcgagggcgaggcgGGTGAAAAAGCTcccgatgacgatgacgatgacttTATCGTTCTGAAGAGGGCGGATCATGATTTATCAGATGAGGATAAACCGCTCGACGATCCGTCCTCGTTGTCGAAGCGGAAGCAGAAGATGTTGCGTTCGAAAGCGGCGCTTTCGAAGGCTTTGCTCTCGTCCACGTtaccctccacctcctcaacAAACCCCAGCACTCTTACAGCCCCGCATGCCCTCAACACAAAACTCATATTCGACGCCTCGGGTACCCCACACCAGCTCTACGAGCTCGCGTCCGCTGACCAGTTTTATGAGCAGCAAGGGGGTGTGGATGGTGTGAGGACGTTTGGGGAGGAGTGG GCGAATGGGATTCCTGCTGGACCCAGTGCGAGAGCTGCCCTCCCCTCCGACTCCGGCTCTGGTTCCGACTACGACTCTGAAGGCGCTGATGGATATGTTTCGCCGGACTTTGACCTCCCACCACTTGACTCggatgaagaagctgaaTTTGACAAGATGGATATGTACGTCccgccttcttcttcgacgaAGTCGACGAAGGGGGGTAGTAAGAAGCGGCCGAGGGGtgttgatgaggatgaggatgagggcGGTGGTGGGAAGAAGATTGGGAATACGAATGCGAATAAGAAGCGGAAACAGGAGAAGGAGACGGAgttggaggatgaggaggcgCTTGCGCTTAAGCTTCTTGGGAGGGCGTGA
- a CDS encoding Putative oxidoreductase TDA3 codes for MSTREIVIIGGGIIGCTTAYYLSRHPSSSSAKITLIEASEHGPAQGASGKAGGLVARWAYPKEIVDVSFEEHVKLAEEHNGKDRWGWRYVGCGSWEGRGETAVNLSKEEERTSNANKSLEKELGLPGGQKPLRGGKSRKKNSLPEDLDWVHEELTDSYSPMARDGHTAQVHPYLFTTSMYELAKQNGVTCIRGKVTSILQDNGSVTGVEYICPTTHNTERISATQVLLAAGAWSPSIVSELPIQATRAHSITIRPKEGVTISPYVLFTEITEPPTRAHSSPEIYARPDNEVYACGPGDDCPLPDTVDEVVVDQTSCDLIYRHVSSISKQLREGVVEKKQACYLPSVSTGGGPMIGEAKQIAKGLFIGTGHTCWWAGFVDPAAQQAILCQ; via the exons ATGTCAACGCGTGAAATTGTAATCATCGGCGGCGGAATTATTGGCTGTACAACGGCGTACTATCTTTCCCGCCACCCCTCATCATCGAGCGCCAAAATTACGCTGATCGAGGCATCTGAACACGGTCCTGCCCAGGGTGCGTCCGGGAAGGCTGGCGGTCTTGTCGCACGGTGGGCATACCCCAAGGAAATCGTTGATGTCTCGTTTGAGGAGCATGTCAAGCTTGCTGAAGAGCACAATGGCAAAGATCGGTGGGGATGGAGATATGTAGGTTGTGGGAGTTGGGAGGGACGTGGAGAGACAGCCGTTAATCTCtcgaaggaagaagaaaggacAAGCAACGCCAACAAAAGCTTGGAGAAAGAACTTGGTTTGCCGGGCGGTCAGAAGCCTTTGCGAGGTGGCAAATCGCGCAAAAAGAATTCTCTTCCCGAGGACCTCGATTGGGTGCATGAGGAGCTCACGGACTCCTATTCTCCAATGGCCAGAGACGGGCACACCGCCCAGGTACACCCATATTTATTCACCACCAGCATGTACGAATTGGCCAAACAGAACGGCGTCACTTGCATTCGTGGAAAGGTCACTTCCATCCTGCAAGACAATGGCTCAGTCACCGGAGTCGAATATATATGCCCGACTACTCACAATACAGAGCGTATATCCGCAACACAGGTCCTCTTAGCCGCTGGAGCATGGTCTCCCTCAATTGTATCTGAACTGCCCATCCAAGCCACTCGTGCGCACAGTATAACCATCCGTCCCAAGGAAGGCGTTACCATTTCACCCTACGTCCTATTCACGGAGATCACAGAACCTCCCACAAGAGCCCACTCCTCCCCTGAAATATACGCGCGGCCGGATAACGAAGTTTACGCCTGTGGCCCGGGCGACGATTGTCCTCTGCCGGACACTGTGGACGAAGTTGTCGTCGACCAGACATCATGCGATTTGATCTACAGACACGTTTCCAGTATTTCGAAACAGCTACGCGAGGGTGTCGTAGAGAAAAAGCAGGCGTGTTATTTGCCTTCTGTGAGTACTGGAGGAGGCCCAATGATTGGGGAGGCGAAACAGATTGCGAAAGGCCTCTTCATAGGAACTGGCCATACCTGTTGG TGGGCGGGGTTTGTGGACCCTGCTGCGCAGCAAGCTATCCTATGTCAATAG